A genome region from Carassius gibelio isolate Cgi1373 ecotype wild population from Czech Republic chromosome A23, carGib1.2-hapl.c, whole genome shotgun sequence includes the following:
- the LOC127945166 gene encoding activin receptor type-1B isoform X2, with protein sequence MLRDGNLAIMLPRRTAVALLALCGLIAVGDALKCNCTACESSGYVCETDGACMASTSSIKGQEEEQVRICIPRVSLVPPGQPIYCLSAKGLLNTHCCYTDFCNSIILQIPSGIVEGKADSWGPVELVAVIAGPVFLFCLLLIVGVLVFQHHQRNYNHRQRLEVEDPSCDHLYLAKDKTLQDLIFDLSTSGSGSGLPLFVQRTVARTIVLQEIIGKGRFGEVWRGRWRGGDVAVKIFSSREERSWFREAEIYQTIMLRHENILGFIAADNKDNGTWTQLWLVSDYHEHGSLFDYLNHYSVTIEGMIKLALSAASGLAHLHMEILGTQGKPGIAHRDLKSKNILVKKNGTCAIADLGLAVRHESVTDTIDIAPNQRVGTKRYMAPEVLDETINMKHFDSFKCADIYALGLVYWEIARRCNAGGIHEDYQLPYYDLVPSDPSIEEMRKVVCDQRLRPNVPNWWQSYEDLPRLTTKCWALQHHPYINFTCTNVLIAVRNLQMF encoded by the exons cTCTTAAGTGTAATTGCACTGCCTGTGAGAGCAGCGGTTATGTGTGCGAGACTGATGGGGCCTGCATGGCCTCTACATCTTCCATCAAGGGTCAGGAGGAGGAGCAAGTTCGGATCTGCATCCCCCGTGTCAGCCTGGTACCACCCGGACAGCCCATCTACTGCTTGAGCGCCAAAGGCCTGCTCAACACACACTGCTGTTATACAGACTTCTGCAACAGTATCATCCTCCAGATTCCCAGCG ggatTGTTGAAGGTAAAGCAGACAGTTGGGGTCCTGTCGAGCTGGTTGCAGTGATAGCAGGCCCGGTCTTCCTCTTTTGCTTGCTGCTTATCGTGGGAGTGCTCGTTTTCCAGCATCACCAGCGCAACTATAACCATCGGCAGCGACTCGAAGTTGAGGATCCGTCCTGTGATCACCTGTACTTGGCCAAAGACAAGACCTTACAGGACCTCATCTTCGATCTGTCCACCTCCGGTTCAGGATCTG GCCTGCCCTTGTTTGTTCAGCGAACCGTGGCCAGGACAATTGTACTGCAGGAGATCATAGGTAAAGGTCGCTTTGGGGAAGTATGGCGAGGGAGATGGAGAGGAGGGGATGTGGCTGTGAAGATCTTCTCATCCAGAGAGGAACGCTCCTGGTTCCGTGAGGCTGAGATTTACCAGACCATCATGCTCCGTCATGAGAACATCTTGGGCTTCATTGCTGCTGATAATAAAG ACAATGGCACATGGACACAGCTGTGGCTGGTGTCAGACTATCATGAACATGGCTCGTTATTTGACTATCTCAACCACTACTCGGTCACAATCGAGGGGATGATTAAGTTAGCACTCTCAGCGGCCAGCGGCCTGGCGCATCTGCACATGGAGATCCTGGGAACACAGG GGAAACCAGGCATTGCACATCGTGACCTCAAATCTAAAAACATCCTGGTGAAAAAGAATGGGACTTGTGCCATTGCAGATCTGGGGCTTGCTGTACGGCACGAGTCCGTCACTGATACTATAGACATCGCACCCAATCAGAGGGTTGGCACCAAAAG ATATATGGCCCCAGAGGTACTAGATGAAACGATCAACATGAAGCATTTTGATTCTTTCAAGTGTGCTGATATCTACGCTTTGGGACTGGTATACTGGGAGATTGCACGACGGTGTAATGCTGGAG GCATCCATGAAGATTACCAGCTTCCCTACTATGATCTGGTGCCCTCTGACCCCTCCATTGAAGAGATGAGGAAGGTGGTGTGTGATCAGAGACTACGGCCCAATGTGCCCAACTGGTGGCAGAGCTACGAG GATTTGCCAAGACTAACCACCAAATGCTGGGCACTTCAACATCATCCCTATATTAACTTTACTTGCACCAATGTCTTGATTGCAGTCAGAAATCTGCAGATGTTCTGA
- the LOC127945166 gene encoding activin receptor type-1B isoform X3, with amino-acid sequence MLRDGNLAIMLPRRTAVALLALCGLIAVGDALKCNCTACESSGYVCETDGACMASTSSIKGQEEEQVRICIPRVSLVPPGQPIYCLSAKGLLNTHCCYTDFCNSIILQIPSGIVEGKADSWGPVELVAVIAGPVFLFCLLLIVGVLVFQHHQRNYNHRQRLEVEDPSCDHLYLAKDKTLQDLIFDLSTSGSGSGLPLFVQRTVARTIVLQEIIGKGRFGEVWRGRWRGGDVAVKIFSSREERSWFREAEIYQTIMLRHENILGFIAADNKDNGTWTQLWLVSDYHEHGSLFDYLNHYSVTIEGMIKLALSAASGLAHLHMEILGTQGKPGIAHRDLKSKNILVKKNGTCAIADLGLAVRHESVTDTIDIAPNQRVGTKRYMAPEVLDETINMKHFDSFKCADIYALGLVYWEIARRCNAGGIHEDYQLPYYDLVPSDPSIEEMRKVVCDQRLRPNVPNWWQSYELSVQEDVKI; translated from the exons cTCTTAAGTGTAATTGCACTGCCTGTGAGAGCAGCGGTTATGTGTGCGAGACTGATGGGGCCTGCATGGCCTCTACATCTTCCATCAAGGGTCAGGAGGAGGAGCAAGTTCGGATCTGCATCCCCCGTGTCAGCCTGGTACCACCCGGACAGCCCATCTACTGCTTGAGCGCCAAAGGCCTGCTCAACACACACTGCTGTTATACAGACTTCTGCAACAGTATCATCCTCCAGATTCCCAGCG ggatTGTTGAAGGTAAAGCAGACAGTTGGGGTCCTGTCGAGCTGGTTGCAGTGATAGCAGGCCCGGTCTTCCTCTTTTGCTTGCTGCTTATCGTGGGAGTGCTCGTTTTCCAGCATCACCAGCGCAACTATAACCATCGGCAGCGACTCGAAGTTGAGGATCCGTCCTGTGATCACCTGTACTTGGCCAAAGACAAGACCTTACAGGACCTCATCTTCGATCTGTCCACCTCCGGTTCAGGATCTG GCCTGCCCTTGTTTGTTCAGCGAACCGTGGCCAGGACAATTGTACTGCAGGAGATCATAGGTAAAGGTCGCTTTGGGGAAGTATGGCGAGGGAGATGGAGAGGAGGGGATGTGGCTGTGAAGATCTTCTCATCCAGAGAGGAACGCTCCTGGTTCCGTGAGGCTGAGATTTACCAGACCATCATGCTCCGTCATGAGAACATCTTGGGCTTCATTGCTGCTGATAATAAAG ACAATGGCACATGGACACAGCTGTGGCTGGTGTCAGACTATCATGAACATGGCTCGTTATTTGACTATCTCAACCACTACTCGGTCACAATCGAGGGGATGATTAAGTTAGCACTCTCAGCGGCCAGCGGCCTGGCGCATCTGCACATGGAGATCCTGGGAACACAGG GGAAACCAGGCATTGCACATCGTGACCTCAAATCTAAAAACATCCTGGTGAAAAAGAATGGGACTTGTGCCATTGCAGATCTGGGGCTTGCTGTACGGCACGAGTCCGTCACTGATACTATAGACATCGCACCCAATCAGAGGGTTGGCACCAAAAG ATATATGGCCCCAGAGGTACTAGATGAAACGATCAACATGAAGCATTTTGATTCTTTCAAGTGTGCTGATATCTACGCTTTGGGACTGGTATACTGGGAGATTGCACGACGGTGTAATGCTGGAG GCATCCATGAAGATTACCAGCTTCCCTACTATGATCTGGTGCCCTCTGACCCCTCCATTGAAGAGATGAGGAAGGTGGTGTGTGATCAGAGACTACGGCCCAATGTGCCCAACTGGTGGCAGAGCTACGAG CTCAGCGTCCAAGAAGACGTTAAGATCTGA
- the LOC127945166 gene encoding activin receptor type-1B isoform X1: MLRDGNLAIMLPRRTAVALLALCGLIAVGDALKCNCTACESSGYVCETDGACMASTSSIKGQEEEQVRICIPRVSLVPPGQPIYCLSAKGLLNTHCCYTDFCNSIILQIPSGIVEGKADSWGPVELVAVIAGPVFLFCLLLIVGVLVFQHHQRNYNHRQRLEVEDPSCDHLYLAKDKTLQDLIFDLSTSGSGSGLPLFVQRTVARTIVLQEIIGKGRFGEVWRGRWRGGDVAVKIFSSREERSWFREAEIYQTIMLRHENILGFIAADNKDNGTWTQLWLVSDYHEHGSLFDYLNHYSVTIEGMIKLALSAASGLAHLHMEILGTQGKPGIAHRDLKSKNILVKKNGTCAIADLGLAVRHESVTDTIDIAPNQRVGTKRYMAPEVLDETINMKHFDSFKCADIYALGLVYWEIARRCNAGGIHEDYQLPYYDLVPSDPSIEEMRKVVCDQRLRPNVPNWWQSYEALRVMGKIMRECWYANGAARLTALRIKKTLSQLSVQEDVKI, from the exons cTCTTAAGTGTAATTGCACTGCCTGTGAGAGCAGCGGTTATGTGTGCGAGACTGATGGGGCCTGCATGGCCTCTACATCTTCCATCAAGGGTCAGGAGGAGGAGCAAGTTCGGATCTGCATCCCCCGTGTCAGCCTGGTACCACCCGGACAGCCCATCTACTGCTTGAGCGCCAAAGGCCTGCTCAACACACACTGCTGTTATACAGACTTCTGCAACAGTATCATCCTCCAGATTCCCAGCG ggatTGTTGAAGGTAAAGCAGACAGTTGGGGTCCTGTCGAGCTGGTTGCAGTGATAGCAGGCCCGGTCTTCCTCTTTTGCTTGCTGCTTATCGTGGGAGTGCTCGTTTTCCAGCATCACCAGCGCAACTATAACCATCGGCAGCGACTCGAAGTTGAGGATCCGTCCTGTGATCACCTGTACTTGGCCAAAGACAAGACCTTACAGGACCTCATCTTCGATCTGTCCACCTCCGGTTCAGGATCTG GCCTGCCCTTGTTTGTTCAGCGAACCGTGGCCAGGACAATTGTACTGCAGGAGATCATAGGTAAAGGTCGCTTTGGGGAAGTATGGCGAGGGAGATGGAGAGGAGGGGATGTGGCTGTGAAGATCTTCTCATCCAGAGAGGAACGCTCCTGGTTCCGTGAGGCTGAGATTTACCAGACCATCATGCTCCGTCATGAGAACATCTTGGGCTTCATTGCTGCTGATAATAAAG ACAATGGCACATGGACACAGCTGTGGCTGGTGTCAGACTATCATGAACATGGCTCGTTATTTGACTATCTCAACCACTACTCGGTCACAATCGAGGGGATGATTAAGTTAGCACTCTCAGCGGCCAGCGGCCTGGCGCATCTGCACATGGAGATCCTGGGAACACAGG GGAAACCAGGCATTGCACATCGTGACCTCAAATCTAAAAACATCCTGGTGAAAAAGAATGGGACTTGTGCCATTGCAGATCTGGGGCTTGCTGTACGGCACGAGTCCGTCACTGATACTATAGACATCGCACCCAATCAGAGGGTTGGCACCAAAAG ATATATGGCCCCAGAGGTACTAGATGAAACGATCAACATGAAGCATTTTGATTCTTTCAAGTGTGCTGATATCTACGCTTTGGGACTGGTATACTGGGAGATTGCACGACGGTGTAATGCTGGAG GCATCCATGAAGATTACCAGCTTCCCTACTATGATCTGGTGCCCTCTGACCCCTCCATTGAAGAGATGAGGAAGGTGGTGTGTGATCAGAGACTACGGCCCAATGTGCCCAACTGGTGGCAGAGCTACGAG GCGCTGAGAGTGATGGGCAAGATCATGCGGGAATGTTGGTATGCCAACGGGGCGGCGCGGCTTACGGCCCTGCGGATTAAGAAGACTCTCTCGCAGCTCAGCGTCCAAGAAGACGTTAAGATCTGA